TGGtctatactaatatattttgtgGTTAAGAAAAAAGTCgaatgttaaaattttaaacaagaaaaaagctcccaatcgtttttttattgatcaaatacgttttttttttcagtcgaAGCTATTCCATTCTTCGGTGAGCTCTGGGCTACGCTCTGGACAATCTATAGCGACAATTCCGATATGAAGTATGTGGACGTGATCCCATAAAATGTCTTCTATGCAACGGTTTCTGTAGTGCCTCATCAAAAAGCCCCAGGTCTTCTACAGACTAATCACACTCTGTTTTCGACTCATTGTTTGTCAATCCTATTAACGTTTTCTCTGGCGTGgatgctcggtgggctggggttaaTTGGGAGTCAGTCCTCCTCAAAAAGCCCCAGGTCTTCTACAGACTAATCACACTCTGTTTTCGACTCATTGTTTGTCAATCCTATTAACATTTTCTCTGGCGTGgatgctcggtgggctggggttaaTTGGGAGCCAGTCCTCCTCAAAAAGCCCCAGGTCTTCTACAGACTAATCACACTCTGTTTTCGACTCATTGTTTGTCAATCCTATTAACATTTTCTCTGGCGTGGATGCTCCGTGGGCTGGGGTTCATTGGGAGCTGGTCCTCCTCAAAAAGCCCCAGGTCTTCTACAGACTAATCACACTCTGTTTTCGACTCATTGTTTGTCAATCCTATTAACATTTTCTCTGGCGTGgatgctcggtgggctggggttaaTTGGGAGCCAGTCCTCCTCAAAAAGCCCCAGGTCTTCTACAGACTAATCACACTCTGTTTTCGACTCATTGTTTGTCAATCCTATTAACATTTTCTCTGGCGTGgatgctcggtgggctggggttcATTGGGAGCTGGTCCTCCTCAAAAAGCCCCAGGTCTTCTACAGACTAATCACACTCTGTTTTCGACTCATTGTTTGTCAATCCTATTAACATTTTCTCTGGCGTGgatgctcggtgggctggggttaaTTGGGAGCCAGTCCTCCTCAAAAAGCCCCAGGTCTTCTACAGACTAATCACACTCTGTTTTCGACTCATTGTTTGTCAATCCTATTAACATTTTCTCTGGCGTGgatgctcggtgggctggggttcATTGGGAGCTGGTCCTCCTCAAAAAGCCCCAGGTCTTCTACAGACTAATCACACTCTGTTTTCGACTCATTGTTTGTCAATCCTATTAACATTTTCTCTGGCGTGgatgctcggtgggctggggttaaTTGGGAGCCAGTCCTCCTCAAAAAGCCCCAGGTCTTCTACAGACTAATCACACTCTGTTTTCGACTCATTGTTTGTCAATCCTATTAACATTTTCTCTGGCGTGGATGCTCCGTGGGCTGGGGTTCATTGGGAGCTGGTCCTCCTCAAAAAGCCCCAGGTCTTCTACAGACTAATCACACTCTGTTTTCGACTCATTGTTTGTCAATCCTATTAACATTTTCTCTGGCGTGgatgctcggtgggctggggttaaTTGGGAGCTGGTCCTCCTCAAAAAGCCCCAGGTCTTCTACAGACTAATCACACTCTGTTTTCGACTCATTGTTTGTCAATCCTATTAACATTTTCTCTGGCGTGgatgctcggtgggctggggttaaTTGGGAGCTGGTCCTCCTCAAAAAGCCCCAGGTCTTCTACAGACTAATCACACTCTGTTTTCGACTCATTGTTTGTCAATCCTATTAACATTTTATCTGGCGTGgatgctcggtgggctggggttaaTTGGGAGCTGGTCCTCCTCAAAAAGCCCCAGGTCTTCTACAGACTAATCACACTCTGTTCTCGACTCATTGTTTGTCAATCCTATTAACGTTTTCTCTGGCGTGGATGCTCCGTGGGCTGGGGTTAATTGGGAGTCAGTCCTCCTCAAAAAGCCCCAGGTCTTCTACAGACTAATCACACTCTGTTTTCGACTCATTGTTTGTCAATCCTATTAACATTTTCTCTGGCGTGgatgctcggtgggctggggttaaTTGGGAGTCAGTCCTCCTCAAAAAGCCCCAGGTCTTCTACAGACTAATCACACTCTGTTCTCGACTCATTGTTTGTCAATCCTATTAACATTTTCTCTGGCGTGGATGCTCGGTGGGGTGGGGTTAATTGGGAGCCAGTCCTCTTCAAAAAGCCCCAGGTCTTCTACAGACTAATCACACTCTGTTTTCGACTCATTGTTTGTCAATCCTATTAACATTTTATCTGGCGTGgatgctcggtgggctggggttaaTTGGGAGCCAGTCCTCCTCAAAAAGCCCCAGGTCTTCTACAGACTAATCACACTCTGTTTTCGACTCATTGTTTGTCAATCCTATTAACGTTTTCTCTGGCGTGgatgctcggtgggctggggttaaTTGGGAGCTGGTCCTCCTCAAAAAGCCCCAGGTCTTCTACAGACTAATCACACTCTGTTTTCGACTCATTGTTTGTCAATCCTATTAACATTTTATCTGGCGTGgatgctcggtgggctggggttaaTTGGGAGCTGGTCCTCCTCAAAAAGCCCCAGGTCTTCTACAGACTAATCACACTCTGTTTTCGACTCATTGTTTGTCAATCCTATTAACGTTTTCTCTGGCGTGgatgctcggtgggctggggttaaTTGGGAGCTGGTCCTCCTCAAAAAGCCCCAGGTCTTCTACAGACTAATCACACTCTGTTTTCGACTCATTGTTTGTCAATCCTATTAACATTTTATCTGGCGTGgatgctcggtgggctggggttaaTTGGGAGCTGGTCCTCCTCAAAAAGCCCCAGGTCTTCTACAGACTAATCACACTCTGTTTTCGACTCATTGTTTGTCAATCCTATTAACGTTTTCTCTGGCGTGgatgctcggtgggctggggttaaTTGGGAGCTGGTCCTCCTCAAAAAGCCCCAGGTCTTCTACAGACTAATCACACTCTGTTCTCGACTCATTGTTTGTCAATCCTATTAACATTTTCTCTGGCGTGGATGCTCGGTGGGGTGGGGTTAATTGGGAGCCAGTCCTCTTCAAAAAGCCCCAGGTCTTCTACAGACTAATCACACTCTGTTTTCGACTCATTGTTTGTCAATCCTATTAACGTTTTCTCTGGCGTGgatgctcggtgggctggggttaaTTGGGAGCTGGTCCTCCTCAAAAAGCCCCAGGTCTTCTACAGACTAATCACACTCTGTTCTCGACTCATTGTTTGTCAATCCTATTAACGTTTTCTCTGGCGTGgatgctcggtgggctggggttaaTTGGGAGCTGGTCCTCCTCAAAAAGCCCCAGGTCTTCTACAGACTAATCACACTCTGTTTTCGACTCATTGTTTGTCAATCCTATTAACGTTTTCTCTGGCGTGgatgctcggtgggctggggttaaTTGGGAGTCAGTCCTCCTCAAAAAGCCCCAGGTCTTCTACAGACTAATCACACTCTGTTTTCGACTCATTGTTTGTCAATCCTATTAACGTTTTCTCTGGCGTGgatgctcggtgggctggggttaaTTGGGAGTCAGTCCTCCTCAAAAAGCCCCAGGTCTTCTACAGACTAATCACACTCTGTTTTCGACTCATTGTTTGTCAATCCTATTAACATTTTCTCTGGCGTGgatgctcggtgggctggggttaaTTGGGAGCCAGTCCTCCTCAAAAAGCCCCAGGTCTTCTACAGACTAATCACACTCTGTTTTCGACTCATTGTTTGTCAATCCTATTAACATTTTCTCTGGCGTGGATGCTCCGTGGGCTGGGGTTCATTGGGAGCTGGTCCTCCTCAAAAAGCCCCAGGTCTTCTACAGACTAATCACACTCTGTTTTCGACTCATTGTTTGTCAATCCTATTAACATTTTCTCTGGCGTGgatgctcggtgggctggggttaaTTGGGAGCCAGTCCTCCTCAAAAAGCCCCAGGTCTTCTACAGACTAATCACACTCTGTTTTCGACTCATTGTTTGTCAATCCTATTAACATTTTCTCTGGCGTGgatgctcggtgggctggggttaaTTGGGAGCCAGTCCTCCTCAAAAAGCCCCAGGTCTTCTACAGACTAATCACACTCTGTTTTCGACTCATTGTTTGTCTGCTGGTAGCTGATCTTTTTGGGTTCAAGATTAGATTCCTTAAGTCTTTTTCTGACTGTCCAGCCACTCACAGCCACTCCTTGCGTTTTTCTGAGCTCCTGTTGGACTTGAACACCAGTGAAGTTGATAAAATCCAACTGTCCTTGTAGTTTGAAAGTAAACAAAATTAGATCATATATTAGTTCTGTAGTATGCATCGAGATAACATGCTTCCCGGTTATTCGAGTCGAATTGGGAATTAATTTCCCCGAAGTCGTTTCAAATAATATCATTTCTTAAAGCTCCGAGATTTGAAAAGCTGTAGTATACGTGCCTGGTTCAATGATTCCAAGTTGAGTGCatcagttttttcaaaacaattaattttagtttcCTTGTATAAATTTAACCTGTAGAAATCGTCATTCGCAATtcgaataaatataaaaatcgatgtAACTTGTTGACATAGTCAAAGTGTTACTTTACAACGTTAAAGTAAATAGTAATTGGATCGAAAGCTTTGAAATGGCTTTTACTTTATCTTCGTTATGTAAATCAATTACGTTTCTCATGTATTGTTAATGGTTCAATTTCAAAGCTAATTTACAAGTAGAGCAAACTAATAAGCTTAGTCTAAGTGATGtaaacttttttaaatgaatgagtaaacaaaagaaaacataaCCTTACTTAACCTAGAAAATATctctaaaattatattaataacagATCCGTGATATACTTTGATTACCTTATAGCTGAAATTATATCCGGAGGAATTGTAAATAAGATTATTGATTACAATGCTCAAGTTATTTGTGGATGTAAAAGAGTAAAATAACAAAGGATTCTGCGTTCTTTGGTTGTAATAgactttttatattgaaataaatctaaaaagGGAACTTTTCGAAGCTGGaatcatcaatatttataattattgacGTTCAGTAAAATCTCATTTCCTTCCTTTATGTGTTCAATACCATTTTCCCTACATCAGGGTCAAATTCCGATATATTACATCACTCATtaaatcgtgtgactgacacacagatggcgcttcCATTgacaaatccatatgacgtttatgtagtaccaactttcaaaatactacgtgtgaaatttcatgacatttcgattagtaagaaaaaagtgacagttatttaagtgaagctacttttgttattttcaaaataatttctaatgttaatttatcattgcttcttgatgaaaaaaaaatattgtacaagaTCAGCAATGGCTTTAAAaatgttatccggactctgcatcgaaaagaaccatttgttttcgtttgctgaatttaaacgatGATCGTGAACGTTCTGATTGTCCagttgaggtggttactccagaaaacatcaaacaagTCCACAAATTCGGTATATCTTATCGTAAATTGATATTGCCTCAGATGTCTGAGACCACagagatatcagaaggcagtgtatTTACAATTATGAATCGACATTTAACTACgaaaaagcttttttcaaagtgggtacCGCGTTTACttacagtcgatcaaaaacaacaacgtggtaatgattcagagcagtgtttggttATGTAAAACAggttttttgcatcgatatgtgatAATAGATGAAACATGTATCTATCACTTCACTAAGGAATCAAAACGAGCATCCACTGAGTGAACTGTAGCCGGTGAATCACGTCCAAAGGCAGAATAGACATCTGGGAAGGTTCATCGACTATCTACAAAAGGTAGAATCAGTAgcaaatactacatagagtttttggattatttgagtgcaaaaatcaaggaaaaacggcttcatatgtcgaagaaaaaaaccACGGTTTCGCCAACACAATGCACCAATTCACAACGacggttaaattgaacgaattgcttcctcatctatcgtatagtccagatttaGCCTCCAGTGattactggctattcgctgatctgaGAAAAATTCTCGTCGGTAtcaaattcagctcaaatgaagaagcaattgctgaaactgaagcttattttgaggcaaaaaaaGATCATGATGATGTTTTCTAATTTTGGTTGCACATCGTAATATAGATAATCTCGAGTACTTGAGTAATTCGAGATAAATACTTTTTCACATGAGTAAATACATATTTAGTGCGTTCGAGATTTGATTAAATCCTTTTAACTTCAATGAACTACCAACCCTCGCTAATTCGATATGTGGTAAGTTTCATACGGTTTTAGGCCAAGCAACAGACATTTTACATGTCAGAATTATGAAAcatgatttttgaataaatatatttaactctGATGCAGTACATCACActacaaaatgtttatttctgtAACAACAAGTTTTGGACAAcattaacattattattattattattattattattattattattattattattattattattattattattattattattattattagacaataaacatttatttcgaagaaaCTGAAGCTGTTTTGCAGCTCGCGGAATGTTTATaccaaattattttcagttctttatagatattttatctttgtttGGCTAAAACTTGTTTTTCAGTTGTTCTTTTTAATTTGCTATGAACATCGTTGTAATGTTTTCTTCAGTTTCAAGATTTTGGTCTTTTTTTACCCTGTCGTTGCCgtcaaaattgttttcattcCTAAACCACCAGGACCAGGATCtaagtgatcgaccaaatgagtTAAAGACTCCAGAAATGCTGAAGATAATCCAGAAAGTGgtactgaaagtgcgcgagctaccAGACATAgcaggcatttcaaaaagtgcgttACATcgtataatatttgaaaaatttgaacatgagaaagcgcaaaaacggccgcatttacGTAAGATGAAAGAAAATGCACCTGCTCACAAatgattaaaattaatgaattgctACCCTCATGTATCTTATCCGCCAGATTTAACCCCATCGGATTATTTTTGTGTTCTCGATTGTGCCCTACTTAAAtctatcaaatttaatttgagCTTTGCACACTTGTCAAAGAATGAAAACGAAATAATTAGATCAAAATATCTAATTAGATTCGTCGAGATGCATAAATTGCTTTCTTTGTCCTTTTTATGAGATGAAATATTGAGCTAACGGACGAACTAAGTAAGCGCGCAGTCACAAACTTACAAAATCGAGATGCAAGTATCAACACATCTGTATGACTTGAAAAGCAACCTACATAAGAGACCCACCTAGAAAAACTACATTTACCGCCATTTCGTGCTTATtggaaataatagaaagaaaagTTATACTCAGTGGAAAATGTTCAGTACTCGATAAAATCATTTGGACAGTCGCCGGATTGGAAATCAGACTCGAATCCATTGGTTACGAAACGCtaattaaattcattcaaatttactCAAGTTTATTcagatttattcaaatttactaaaatttactcaGATTTactcaaatttattcaaatttattcaaatttgttcaaatttatccaaatttattcaaatttatttagattttatttcaaattttttcaaatttattcaaatttattcaaatttattcaaatttattcaaatttattcaaatttattcaaatttattcaaatttattcaaatttatccaaatttattcacatttttgaaTTACCTCAAAAATGTCTTAGACATTTGacaagaataatttgaataaatttgaatttgaatgaatttgaatttgaataaatttgaattttaatgaatttgaatgaatttgaataaatttgaatttgaatgaatttgaataaatttcaatataataaactaTTCGTTGAAAGAATCTAATTGGTTCTGAATAATCAGCAtgttaaataaatgtttattgaatttgtttAATCGTAgtcgtttatttatttattcaatttttttccattttattcaaattattcttgaCCAATGTCTAAGAAAgacatttttgaaatacctCAAAAATGTCTTAGATATTTGacaagaataatttgaataaatttgaatttgaatttgaatgaatttgaatttgaataaatttgaatttgaatgaatttgaatttgaataaatttcaatataataaactaTTCGTTGAAAGAATCTCATCTGAATAATGAGCAtgttaaataaatgtttgttgAATTTGTTTAATCGTAGTCGTTTTCTTTTCAATCCATAATAAATTTCTTGTAGCTTGGCCTATTTGTAATTAAGCCCCTAGAAACAGAGAAGGAAGCCACGTGTGACTCTATGTGCTCAATATTATCAATGTAATCGCACAAGGATCGTTTATTAGGAAtgtgttgaaatttttgtttaattaaactATTAGGGTGAATAagtgtatttataaatatatagaactTCCAATAACTTCTTTGAAAACATTGCTGATGAAGAAGCTGTACGTCTAGGCGACCTTGAACATGAATGGTTGATATACGAGGGTGTCCGATCAAAACCAGACCTCGATAACAAATTTTACTGACCGATATGGTGATCAAATTCACACTCAATATTCTTTGACATATTTTCATTATGCCTCTTGATGACGTATCGATGAAAAATCATATTAGGGAAAAATCCATCTTTTTCCTTCAGCTGTTTAGAATTTATAAACAGTTTAAATCAATGCACTAAATCGCTATTTCCTATGATTTTCTAAGCTTTGTCATCATCCAGccgaaaaaataagtttttttcaacAGCGTGAACGGGATTTGAACCCACGACCGGCGAATCCGGAGGTTGACGCTTTAGTCCGCAATTAaatggtgggatatactaacagtaataagccataaaggagagttacaaataaacaaactcACAAATATAGCTAAAAGTTAACTTACTGCACGTtctctattatagtatattgttattaagTTAAAACCTTCTTAGAGCTGTTTACTCATCCCAACGTAGACTGAGTTTCTTCAATTTAATCATACTACACTGTTTACACCGCCGGGATAATAATGTAGGTAATGGAAAGAGCGCGTATAACACGATTGTGTAGTCCAGAAGCAAATGCAAAAACCACCCTAGTTTAAATGGTATTAAATGATCTATTCCAATTcgatatatcaaataaaacaaaagtgaagttaattatataatttatttgaacaatatGTCCTACAAAACAGCAGAATGACCTTTATAATCTGCTTTTATATATCGACAAGAATTTGCGGTCAAGATATCAAGCATTCAGATTTTATTTCATGGAACATGAAGCAATTACATTTCTTTTTACTCATACATAAACAAAAGTAtctttcagtaataaaaaaatagagatatacatacaattttgattataaaccACTacgaaagaaatatttttctggaCTTGAAAAGTATTCTCAAGATGTATGTAAACATATTTAGAATTCGTTACTGAAGCTTCTACGCTTTTCTTTCTTGCAGAATTTACATTTTTCCAGAAtaaattttggttaaaaaagCACGAAAATCATCAATAATATAGCGTTCAGTATAAATGCCTTCCCATAAAATCATCCATTCATTTTATTAGCTTCACTATATGTATACACAGTTGTGGATGATGTTATGGTGATCCAAAgtaaaaaatgatttctattattGGCAAAGTTAATTTTCAATAGTACATTTAAGATATACTGGAAAGTCAGGATACTATCCAGACGAATTTTGATGATGTAGACCATGAAACAGATGTAGCTATGGAGAAGGTTGCCAGGTTCTTAAAGGGTCGAATCCCAATAGATAGCCAGACAGCCAGacagtttttaatgaaaaacaattacataagaaataataaaagcaaaacaTAAATAAGATCAAAAcaaagataattattttaaacaaaagtacATGAATGAAAGGAATGCTTCAAATATCTAGGtacaaaaaatgaagatgaagGAATAGAAGATGAAATAAAGGAGATAATAGGTGTAGAAGAAGACTTGAAATTACCTTCCTGGTAAAGAAAGACATAGCGAATAAAACAGAATCCCcattttcgtacagaaacacgaaCCACAACGCAAAGGTAAAGAAATTGAGATACAGAACATTAGATATCTAGAGATgatagaagaaaaaaacgaatgaGAGAGAAAAATACAGACAGAAAAAATCGCAAAATAAATCTGATagaatttaaattagaaaaagcGCAGCTAAGATGTTTTGGATATGATGAAATAATGGAAGATGACCAAAACTGGTCcaagaccaagaaaaacatGGAATGAAGAAGTTACGATAAGAAGTATTGGATGGAATAGAATAAGTAATTGAtacgaaataatgaaaaaatggttcTATATCGTAGCTAGACTCCTTAGAACTTCGTACATGAATGAAACAATTGCTTTGAACACCTAGACTTAAAAAATGAAGATGGAAGAATAGAAGATGAAATAAAGGAGATAAAAGGGGTAGAAGAAAGACTTGAAATTACCTTCCCGGTAAAGAAAGACGAGGCGAATGGAATAGCTAAGCTTAGCTAAGATGGTTtggatattataaaataatggaagaagACAAACTGGTCcaagaccaagaaaaacatGGAATGAAGAAGCTacgataataaatattgaatggaATGGCATATGAAGGAAATTAATGGATATTAAATAATGCAATTAGTTCTACATCGTTTGTAGAACCTCTTAGAAAGGCTTAGGATTGAGTAAGTGATCCAGTGATCATTGAACTTTTTACTGTTGTCACGATATTCCAAAAGATTGCGCGGGTGGTATACCATGACGAAAAACTGTCGTCAAATGCTTGAAAATGAGCTATACAAGGGAAAAAAATGGGAGAGATGGTTGAGattttaaattgttgtaaaTGGAGGTTAGTTCGTTCTAATTTTTCAgtacaaaaattgtaattgtgACTAAATATCATATACGGCTCcataaaaaatccaatttagTTGCTTAGATGTCGCTCGCTGCGAGGGATTCTTTCAGACACTGTTTTCatgtggaaatattttttaaagtctCACGATGtgctgatttttttctcaaattaattCTAATGTTTTTGTTATCTCTCATTAAAACGAAGTGAAATCTCATTGTCCGCAAATTATTCAACAATCTGTATTACAGGTACGTCTCgagttatattttgtttatataaataaatagaataaaataaataaataatctatacaaaatgattataaatataaccaaaaatCAGATCgatacataaatttttgttatatttacaaaattttattttaaatgttcgTTTATACTTAGAGGTAACCTAAAGTATAATTTGGATTAAATTGGATACTATGCCTGATCGTATTATGAtccaataaattgtttatatcgAGAGTGACAAATCGCGTGCGCACTTTCGAGACTGTCGTTCGTAAAACCATCGATCTAtgaacaataatttcaatagtGCGCATGCGTTAAACCGATTCGGAATCATAACCACAAACAAAACTTATGAATCAGTTCGATATTATGAAATATCAACAGTCTTCTTTATTACTAGTATTTTCTGTGTATCTACGTATATTATATGGGCAATTTTCTCCATGGAAcataattgaaaacattttatatgctaaataatttcatttaatacgACCAGGCATGTAGctgtttgaataaaattttgaaccTTACTTATAATTATGAATAGAAACAACTTCGAGATTTCCCTTTTTGTGAATTAGCGTATCCCATGACTCCCGCTAGCTTATTCCCGGTAAAAGGTCTCAATTTTACACACAAAAATGCCGACATGAGACAAGATATTACTAAAATGGCTAATAAAATAACAAGAGTTGCCGCAAAACCAGGCGTCGTCATACAAATAAGACCGCCGTTGGTAAGTTCTTCTTTAGCAGGAAATACCATAGTTGGTGGGGTGGTGGTGTTGGTATTCTCATCTAAAGAGAAGGTTAAATCCCCAGTAGAAACTACTCTAATAATCCTATTGACTCCAACTTCTTTTTCCGGATCAGTTGCAACAGCTCTCTTAGATCTTCTTTCATCTCTAGGTCTTCCCGGGTGTAGGTAAGCTTCGATTGGAAGAGGAGGTGGTGCTCCGTAGCTAGTATCTGCAGGACCGTGCAATAAATCGAGTAAACCATGAAGATGTTGTCCAGAAGAATCTGAACATTGGTTCGGACATTGATATCTGCAGATTTGAATGGTACATTGGAAGTGAACTTCCATAGAATCAGGAAATTTGAATGCTTGGAAATGAGCGTACGATAATACCGAAGCACTTGTAccgaaatttttgatttttgtaaatcTAGACATTAATTTTGGTCTCGTGACGCAACCTCTTTGATCAACTAACTGAATTGGTGCTCGCTTTCCATCGTGAGCCATGCAATTTCTTACCAACATATCGAATTTATTATCGTCGTCTTTTATAGCTAATACCATGGTCATTGTTTGTCCGATTTTAACTAGACCCGAAACTTCGGATGCCCACGGACCTTTTCCGACTTGAATTTGCATCCAACAACCAACATTATCACCAGCGAAGTCAGTTCGAACTACGTCCAACATATCCACGGGGAAAGGTCGGAAAGTAACGGATTTTTCGTAGTTATCGTGCCAAGTACACCTCAATTTCCTCGCTTGATCCCAAACTTCTTGTACCTGAGGATCGTATTGTATAACGATGATGTTCTCGAAGTACGTTCCCGAACCAGATTCTGCTCCATAACCGTACAAACCGTTTTCGGTGTTACCAGAAGTACCGCAAGCGTGAATTCCAATTTCGAAATGGGCCGAAGTTCTTCCCAAACCAGCTGGTAAATGAACGCAATGCACGTTACTGTAATGACCTTTACTAAAAACTATACCGTAGAATGGTTTATCGAACCCTATATAAACTTTCATCAAATTCTTCTCGCATTTCACGTCTAACGATAATATTTTGGGCATATCCGGTACCGGCGCCGGCC
The sequence above is drawn from the Diorhabda carinulata isolate Delta chromosome 6, icDioCari1.1, whole genome shotgun sequence genome and encodes:
- the LOC130895793 gene encoding uncharacterized protein LOC130895793; translation: MFPSSVWTEEGEPAPKKTKNDPPAGKAMASIVLDAREIISIDLEKEKLFLLTAFAEEVEVVEAVQGSEEVKELNQNEQEPNPDQLALESLEEKSDPPQKLAYNSGPPSRNPNQPSRNNGGHFSNHKPFPGQKNNNNPFDNKINYNGPPPPLPPKQAMDKYGTEGGDIWPAPVPDMPKILSLDVKCEKNLMKVYIGFDKPFYGIVFSKGHYSNVHCVHLPAGLGRTSAHFEIGIHACGTSGNTENGLYGYGAESGSGTYFENIIVIQYDPQVQEVWDQARKLRCTWHDNYEKSVTFRPFPVDMLDVVRTDFAGDNVGCWMQIQVGKGPWASEVSGLVKIGQTMTMVLAIKDDDNKFDMLVRNCMAHDGKRAPIQLVDQRGCVTRPKLMSRFTKIKNFGTSASVLSYAHFQAFKFPDSMEVHFQCTIQICRYQCPNQCSDSSGQHLHGLLDLLHGPADTSYGAPPPLPIEAYLHPGRPRDERRSKRAVATDPEKEVGVNRIIRVVSTGDLTFSLDENTNTTTPPTMVFPAKEELTNGGLICMTTPGFAATLVILLAILVISCLMSAFLCVKLRPFTGNKLAGVMGYANSQKGKSRSCFYS